TTCCTGCATAGCTTAGGGTTCTCAACTAGACTTGTAATGTATTTGTGTATGTGCGCGCGCGCGAGCCCCGTGTTTGCGTgctcacgagagagagagagacgtcaTATTCCCGTTGGTTTGCTCCCCCTTTTTCTGATTTCTGTTTATCCCATTTTTAGGGAGCCAAGGATGAGCCAGTAGATTCTGACGTAAGCATTTTATTCCTGCTCGTTAAATATTCCTGATACTATTTATTTGGATGGTTCTAACCGtgcataccttttttttttttttttttcagattgaggatgaagatgatgatgccaATGCTGATGATGCAGAAGACGATTCTGTTTCCGAAATCAAAGCAGACGAGAGTGCTGAGTCTGCCGACTCCAAGGACGAAGTAAAGGTATAATTCTTCACTTGACATGGTCAAGAACTTCATTTTGCTgccccttttttcttgttttttgcaTTCACTCAtcttccatcattttttttcttttcacaggATGAGTTGTAGAGAGGCAAAGCAATAAAACTGACCAGTTGGGTTCGACATACGCCTGGTGCccgaaaaaattttctttttctatcttgACAGTATAGATGTAGGGACATTTCTTTAGAGGGGGAGAGATGTAGGGGGGCTGATCCCAAGACCATGTGACTAATTTGCATCTATATTCTTTTTGAGTGATTTGAGTTTTTAGAGCAAAGGAAAATGTCCATTTTCGAAACAATTACGCTCGTTAAAATAGGCAGGATCTGCTGCAAATGGTTTTAGATATTGTCATCGATTCCTATCGGTCTTCTGTCTTTGATTTCGTTCACATTAGTTTACTAATTTCTGCAATCTGGGAACCGCAAGCTTCACATTCTTCATGTTTTCAGCACTCATCTTTGTTACTAAGAGATTTAGCTTGGATATACGCCGCTTGATGATAATTAGGTCGAGCACCACCATATCCATTTCGATGATTAAATTCTACTAAGAAAAATCAATCCATTTTACAAGTCAGAAACTCATCAAGAATATGCATATGCAAACATAGTTTCGGTATGAGGACAAAGTGGCACGTGGGCAATGTAGGAGTGAGTGTACACAATGAAACTTGACAAACCTAGGACTAGGACACCACATGAGCACCAATTTCGCAGATTGAGTTTTAGTTGTTCTTGCTGGATTTGGGCCTCTTCACTATTAGTACAGGGCACTTCACATTCTGAGTGCAGTGATAGCTCACGCTCCCCCAGAAAGGCCCTGCCATATTTCACCAATCACAATTGAGCATCGATTAAGAGACCAAACTTCATTACTTTCCCATATTCTGTTTAGGGAATCTATTCTCCATACCTGAAATTTACCCTATCACATGTTCCAAGTATTCGGAAGttgccaatttcaatttgttatGTGTTTTTCCTTCATATTTTGTTAAGTAAAATGAGAACCAGCGCAATGACAATAATGAAAGTGTCTCATCTCCATATCTATCTTTGCATAGCATGATGAACAATTAGAAGCCACAGAAAGGCACAATTGAGAAGCTGGGTGACTGAGGAATGACTTATAATGATTTATGTGCTAGAATATGGCTAATGTTTTCccaatcataaaatttgtaccGAAAAGAAATTCATAAGCCGTACAAAGCATCCACACAGCGGCAAATCTGAAATGCTTCTGTCGGAGTAAAGAAAGGAGTTGTACTCTAGAAATATGGGCCACTACCTGACGGCAAGCAAGCTATTATTGTTTTCCCGGGTCAGTCAAACTATTACTGTTTTCACAGGTCTGGTTCCTAGAAAAATAGAATCGAGAACTGGACCCTCACTCATCGGAACCTGGGACCGGACCGAAAATTGGCGATTTGGCTCTCCGGTTTCCgattctatcctagaatcaTGCACCAAGCGCTCGAACACTTCTTGATGGTATCTTGAGATAAGACTACACAACATATGCCTTCTCTCcaaatttatcaattattaAAGTCGATTTTAGGAGTTTTGAGTAATTTAAAGGAGAACGAGAAACGGGTATTTGAAGTACCTCTTgatattcgacccaaaaaataataataattagtacCTCTTGATAAGGGCGTAACCGTGGCTTCCCATCGCCAGAACATCAGGCACCAACTTCTGTGCCACGCGGCAGATCACATCTCTTGCATCCCCATTCTCAACTCTCGTCTCCACCTCAACCTGCCCCCCGCCCCCTACAAAACAAAAGCACCCCCGCCCAGGTCAACAAAGCCCATTGATCCTCAGATGTCTCTCTTATTGAAGATTAATAAATTTAATGCCTAGATTAGGAACACTCACCTCACCAAAATCCTCGCAGATCTTCGTAGCCTTGGCCATAACGCAGTCGGCCATTTCGTTGTTGCACCTTTCCATGGTGGCCACTACGTCCGACGAAAACAAGTACCCTGTAAAcagaaccaaaaaggaaaataataaaataaaataagaagttCGAGCCAATCTTAGGTCTCGGAAGCAAAAGAAGACGACCGTCTCGACCCTTGTTCTTACCTGTGCCGTCGAGGGACGAGTAGGCAGAACGAAGGGGCTTCGCGTAGAGGAGGACGAGGGTGTCTCTGGAGTTGTCGGAAACGAGGTTGCTGAGACACCACGACAAGGCGTACATGCTCTCCTCGCCCCCGTCCACAGCCACCAGAATCTTCCTCTCTTTAACTACGGTCTCAGCCATCCCCCCCTCTCAAGAAcaccaagaaaacaagaaaattctctctctgtctctctctctctctcttctgggtACGATGTATGAACAGAACGACGAACGAATATGATGTGTTGCTCGATTCAAGGTCTAGACTCTATATATGTTATCTATTGGCTTTGTGCTGTTTAAGAGCAGATTGAGGTGAAGGGGGTTTTCCGGTTTCGACGGTCAGTGGTTTTCGTTTTGGAAGACGGTGGGCTCTCCTGTTTCCCATTTTTCTGAAGACTGGGAATAAGAGAAGAATTATATAATTCAGAAGCTgaactgttcttttttttaatcttattttttcgtttttgatTGGGAATTTTGCTCGATAAGCTCCGAATGACGTGTCTTGAGGATTTCGACCTACCGTGCCGGTCAACCTAATGACACAGGAATTTGGATTCAATGGACCAATTCTATGTTCTCTTTTCTCTACACCTATGGAATATCGagtttgatgagagagagagatacatcTCGCGCGAAGATCTAGGCGCGAATATCAACCATTCTCTTTCCTAGCTCCAGATCTAgctagaaatattttttttttctatttctattccctagACGAATTTCTAAGCAGATACACATGTTTGGCAACGAcacaaaaatttttatttttggaatagaaattaaTTTGATAACAGCATAAAATTTTTACGGTTGGGTGACCGGCGGACGGCGGCAGAGATGCGAGAGAGGCGACCGGCTATCGACGGCGAGGGCATGAGAGAGGCGACCGACGGTCGGTGAATGGCGATAGGCGGCCGACAAATGGCGACGAGCAAGGACTGGAGACGGCGACCGGCAATCGGTGACAAGAACGCAAGAGAGGAGACTAGCGAGATGGCGATCGTAGCCGGCAACCAGCTAGTCAAGGACATTTTCATCTaaagataattttaattttaattatatatatttaattttattcttttcttttttctttgttctttttttccgtTGTTGCACTCGGCAAGGGCTAGATAACCCTTGTcggccattgggcgagggccCGGCAGCCCTTGACGGGTGCTAGTGTGGGTCTTAGCCCTCGTCCCTATGCCTTTGATGGTGGCTTGGCCCGGGGTGAGGGTTACCTCGCCTAAGTAAGGGTGGCCTTCGCGAGTCGCTTCAAGGGCGGCCTTGCCCCGGTGAGGCTGTCCGGCGATCCTCTACGAGCATCATCGGAGATCAGCAATGTgcgaaaaaggaaggaaaaaaaaaaagtaaaaaagggaaTGCGCTTATTCAATTCCGTCTGACTCGTTTTCCGAGAATCGTCCCCACCCATCCCCCCTCTCCTTATCCACCACCAATGAGTAAATATCTCTCGCCACGCCGATCCATTCTTCCACGAGCTCTCCCAGCACCTCTCGATTCCCCTCCCAAAGCATTCGAACATTCCCAAAACACCCCCGCCATTCTCATGCCGTTTCCACAAGACGAAGGGCGTTTCCGTCATTCCGCGTCCCGTAACGACAACGGCCCTCTTTGCGCTTTGTA
The genomic region above belongs to Rhodamnia argentea isolate NSW1041297 chromosome 6, ASM2092103v1, whole genome shotgun sequence and contains:
- the LOC125315380 gene encoding uncharacterized protein LOC125315380 isoform X2, which gives rise to MAETVVKERKILVAVDGGEESMYALSWCLSNLVSDNSRDTLVLLYAKPLRSAYSSLDGTGYLFSSDVVATMERCNNEMADCVMAKATKICEDFGEVEVETRVENGDARDVICRVAQKLVPDVLAMGSHGYALIKRAFLGERELSLHSECEVPCTNSEEAQIQQEQLKLNLRNWCSCGVLVLEFNHRNGYGGARPNYHQAAYIQAKSLSNKDEC
- the LOC125315380 gene encoding uncharacterized protein LOC125315380 isoform X1 codes for the protein MAETVVKERKILVAVDGGEESMYALSWCLSNLVSDNSRDTLVLLYAKPLRSAYSSLDGTGYLFSSDVVATMERCNNEMADCVMAKATKICEDFGEVEVETRVENGDARDVICRVAQKLVPDVLAMGSHGYALIKRAFLGERELSLHSECEVPCTNSEEAQIQQEQLKLNLRNWCSCGVLVLVEFNHRNGYGGARPNYHQAAYIQAKSLSNKDEC